A region of the Pygocentrus nattereri isolate fPygNat1 chromosome 27, fPygNat1.pri, whole genome shotgun sequence genome:
TGAGCAAAGACAGAACCGATTTGCTTACTTTAACTCAAACCGTAAAAGCCGCATCCCTGTTCCAGGTGTGGGCATGCTTCCTAAATGGACAAGACCTGCATGCATTTGTGTGTACTGCTCTTTTTGTTACTTTGTCTAGTAATTATCCAAGGATCCTGACTCCTGTGGTCCTCTGTGTATTTCCAGGCAGACCTCGCGAAAGAAGGGACAAGCCAGAGCCTGCACGGGATGATGAAGACGAACCTTTTGAGGCTCCCACTATGTCTTTTGAATCCTTTCTTACATATGACGAACCTTCCCCgagtaagaagaagaagaaaacttcTCAAAAATCTCAGCCTGTTGCCCCTGCACCTGCTCCTTCAGTGTCCAAGTCCAGCAAATCTAACGGAACTCGCAGTAAACAGCCTGAGCCAGCTATTCCGTCAGTGTCCACGCACACCATGCCAGAGAAACGCAGGAAGGTGAGGCTGTCACTTCAACATTCAACACAAGAGTCTTAGCAACCAGTGATGATGTAATTTATATAATGAAAAAGTATTGGTATAACAAGAAGTCTTCATTTACTCAAGTTGCCCACTTACCCCAGAGGTTGCTAAGACATGCCAAGGTGTgtccaaaatattttttctttttctttttttaaactggaCCTGCGAGCCTAATGTTGCTAAGAGACGCTAGAAGTCAGAAGTCACCCAACAAAACTTCACTGCATAGCTGGATGCTGGGTGCAGCCATTTTAGACAGGTGTTGTGCCCAGTTTGGTCTGACTTGGCCCTGTCATCCATTCACGTGCCTGCATATCACACAGGCATAAAAACACTAGATTATATTTGAgatctcttttgtttttatttcagagcaTATGTGTAGTTCCAAAATTCAGTGTtaaacagttatttatttaaaaaaaaaaaaaaaaaagaagaaagaaatcaaTGTGATGTCCATATGACAGCATTAAGCATGTGGGGGGAATCGAGGGGATTGATTCACCACAAAGCCCCTTTTGACTAAAATGGCTGCCTACAACATCCAGCTACTTGgtgaagttcttttttttttctttaatttgcaGTAGGTTATACTGTGTCATAAACTGTCAACATCTTTGAGGATGTATTAATGGATAGATTTGTGTGACTaatgacttctagtgtttgttagccatGTTACCCTCTTGGCTCCAACCAAAATTTggaaaccaaacatgtcttggctaatctGCAACTTCTGGGGTCAGtcggaaattgtgtaaattagatttttaactGAACTTTTCATTTAGTGGGAGGTATGGTTTAGGAAAACATGCTTGTGTGAACTACAATGTAAATatggatttttctttttaataagtTAATAACAATAGGGGTTGAGGTTAATAACAATAGTTACTTGAGTaagttttaaacttttaaacaaaGTTTTTCTTTAACACTTCATGTCTTTCCTGATTATTTATCTGTGGATCTCATCATTTTCTTCAGGTAGTTGATGTGGTGCCTACTCTCCCTGATATCCCTTTGCCAGCCATTCAACCCAACTACAGACCACTGCCCTCAATCGATGTCACCCCGCTGTCCCCACAGAGACGCAAAGGTTGGACATTTGGTCATTGTTGGCTGCTGAAAGCTTTATTGAGTGATGGATATTACTTATGACACAAGAAACTTAAAGAAAAGCATCAAACGTCCTTAGCATAACTGAGTACCTTCTCATGCCTTTATTTGATATGCTTTCCCTCCTGGATTCCACTAGTTCCCGTATCATGTGAAGAAGAGGATGCTGGATTCACAGGTCGACGTTTCAATTCTAAAATGGTGGTATACTCCGGGGCAAAGACTTCATATCTTCCCAAGATGATGACCCTCTATGAGCAGTGCATTAGAGTCCTGCAGAACAATATTGACTGTAAGTTGCAAACTGAATAATGCAGACATTGGAGTGAAGGAATTTTGATGGTTACTGTTTTTAATCTTGTAATATCCAAATGATGAGCAACATTTTCTTAGAAAATACATAGATTAGTAAATGCTGTGTGCAAGATCCAGTGCTCCAAACTAGCCATGATAAATTTCTGAAATCACCTTAACTATGTTGTACTGATGTGACATTTGCTTTTTCAGCTATTGATGAAGTTGGTGGTGTACCTTTTGAGATTTTGGAGCCAGTTCTGGAGAGATGTACTCCAGAGCAGCTATTCCGCATTGAGCAGTGTAATCAGGTATGTGTCTATACATATGTACTAAATGCAGGGTTTATAATGAGGCAAGTGCTAGGAGAAGTAAATCCTgtgcaaatacaaacaaaaaatattggTGCTTGTGTTAATTGTAATTTATGTCATTTCATTCCTGAACTATTCTCAGTACATAGTGTGTACAGTATCAAACCTTTGCCCACTGTCCAAGCACCATTCTCATGCATAGTCATGCACAAAGCAATGCAGCTTAAGTTCTAGTGTTTATAGTAGTTGTAGTCCATGAGGTAGTACTAAGATGAtagaatgtctgtgtgtgtaaacaaaGGCCCCACAATGTACAAAATGCACAGTAGTTGTGTTTGGGGCCATTTTCATTCAGCTCTGCTATACAGATTATATACTGCATATTTAGAATGCTGAGCTAATCAAATGTATGCAATAATAATGTGTTGATGGGAGAATGGGTTATGATCAATGTTGTCTGCCTCTCAAGTATTTTATGGAGGAAACAGATGAGCTGTGGATGCGGCACTGCCAGCGGGACTTTAAGCGTGAATCTCCTCAAGAGTACGAGTCCTGGAGAGAGCTGTATCTACGCCTGCACGATGAACGAGAGGAGCGCCTGCGTATGctcacacagaacatcagctCTGCTCATGCCAATAAGCCCAAAGGTATTCACACGTACTTCCTGTAGGGGTTTTAATGAAGAACATAGGGAAACTGTATACGCATTCAGCTTTATGTCAATCACTTTCCCTTCCGGGCAAGTTAGGGCTTCAGaattctttatttaattgaCAGTATTGTCTACACTGTCTGTAGTGAGTTAAGTTCTTGTGCGAATCCCTCACAGGTCGACAAGTAAAAATGGCATACGTAAATTCGGCTGCTAAGCCACCTCGTGATGTTCGGAGAAGACAGGAGAAGTTTGGCACTAAAAGTGGCTCTACCAGCACCAGTGTTATTGCTGCAGGTCCAACTCCACTCAAGTGAGTAAAAGCGGTTTTAGCTTCCAGGCTGAGAAATTCAGTTCTGTTCTATTACACTGACTATTCAAGTTCAGTCTCGCTCTTATTCATCAGAGCTGTGTAAAGAAACATCTAATATTTAACTGCCTTTAATTACGTACAAATGGCTCTGTGTCTGATTTATGAATCTTATTTCATAAGTCACAAATTACATGGAAACAAGCAGATTTTGAGCACAGATGATGAATCAGCCTTTGTGTCTGCAATCATATGCCAGCCTGCCAGTGCCTTACTTACATATCATTTAGATGAAGAATGCCCTgattcatgcagatgttttattAGGGAACCAATTAAACAACTTGTGAGCCAATTGGTGCTTGCAGGCGGTTTGATATCAGCCAGTCAGTATACAGCTTCCCCTACTGACTAAACATTATAGTGTAAAAATTACAactggaaagagaaaaaaaatcttaattttattttacatacatataaattatGTGCTGTTTTGCAGTGTATGGGATGCCATGTGCAAtaactggtgtttttttttctatgtttattattagtattatagaTGATCTTGATAATGCTTTGGATTGACTGCAAATCAGGctttttttcaggttgttaaACAGATATACCAAAGATgaaactgtaaaataacagttttttGTCAATAATTTTGTATGTGCCTATTTTACAATCCGATCTGACTGTATGGAACTTTGGCTTTACATTTGTATTCTGTAGTGATGTATACTTTACCCAGATCACCTTTTTGGCTTCTTAAATACATGATTGTTTAAATATTCCAAGTTAAAGTAatttaaaaacatctgaaatcttttatttcatttcattatattatatttcagAATCCGAGCAGCAATGCCCCACAGCTCCCACAGTCAGTCAAGTGAAGGTGGCCAGTCTTCCTACAGCAGTCCTCCTGAATCCTCTCGTTCTTCTGCTCCTAGCAGCAGTGTTGGCCACAGTGCCAGAGACAAACCACAGGTCAAAAGTGAGTAAATGAAGGAAGATACTacgtttctttttcttctacGTTGCAGCATGTTTATGTAGAGACCTTCTCTGATTTTATCCTCTCTTTTTTCCAGAAATTGCCCCTATGATGGCTAAAACTATCAAAGCTTTTAAGAACAGATTTTCTCGACGgtagaggaagaagagagactGGGTTTCTGTTCTGAGAGTAAATGTGGACTGAGAAAGTGTAGAGTCAATactcattttaatgtaatgcctcctctcctctgtgttttaatgcttttaattgTGTCCATGCAGATCACTGGAACAACTGGAAAAaccatatgcacacacacacactaaacagtCTTGCCTTGGCATGCAGGCTTCTTCCCACTTTCAACAGTCACACGCTGTACAGTACATTACACTACGGTGGGACATGGGATTTTCTTGGTTGTTTTGACCTGTGTATTTAATTAACGTCACAATCAGAGAATCCTAAACTTTTCTCTTCATAAGGAAAGAGTACCCACAGTAGTGAGAGTGTGAGCATTTGTTGTTTCTCAGCTTTATTTAATTCACAGTCAAGGAAACATGTAAGACAGCGAATGAATTAATCCCACAtgactgaggagagagaggaggaatcAGTCAGGGGCCGTACAACTCCACTCGATTGTATTCATTTTCGGTCTGTGGACCTGGTTTCCCAGAACTTGGCCCTAAATGGAAGAGGATCAACAATAgtcattttaatagattttaataaatgttatatggacatttttaataaaatcgACATTTTGCCCTcattttgtttgatgtattttttttgtgtgcttgGTCTGTGTTTGAAGTCCCTCATGCATGAATATATAAGGCTATTTTTGATATCAGAAACTTAGTTTGAACAAGTAATATAAGTAAACAAGTGAAATTTCACATGCACAAAGCCGAATTCTAACTTAGAACGTCGAAATTAAACTTTtatatgttaatgttttatctCACAATGTCAGCTCTCTTCTAAATATTAACATGGGATAAATCAgtttaaatcttaaaaaataaagttgaaAATCTAAGTGAATTTTACTTAGTGGAGTTTGAAGAATTACATGCAACAATTTAATTTTCACCACAAAAGAAATCAACTCCAACAATAGTGATTAGAGTTTCAGCATgtgactttttaatgtttacatgtgGAGGAACGAGAACGTGCTAGCGGTAAGACTAGTCCTGTGCAGTCAAAACTAACTATATAATTAATGGTCGTCGCGCGAATGAACACTGTTCCCTTGGTTCAAGGAACACCGGTAACCGCAAACGTGCTTCTGCCTTCATTTGCTGACAAGGGGATTAGTGCCGAGTAAAACTCGCTAGGTGGCGCTTTCACCAAATCCTTATAAGGCCATCCTGCTCGCGTCCCAAACGGCTAAGTACTTGACTTCTAGTGCACTATCAATCTTTCCCGTGTAGGCAGAGCTGCATTACATAGGGAGAGAGGAGCCATGGCCACATTGCGAAGTCATTATTGCGTGTAAATGAAGGGACTGCAAACTCTACTCGCTATTGGTTACTCGCCAGTTGCCCTCTGTCCAATCAAAGGGGTGGATTCTTAATACTCGGGCTTCCGCTAGTAGTGCCGTCTACACGGGCAGTTGTGCTtgttgtgttgctgtgtgtggtTTAAACTCTCAGCACGGTCTCGGGAACCCTGTCAGTAAGTGGTGAAGGTAGACTTGCCGGGTGTAGAAAACTTTGACTTTTCTTTTACTGCTTATCAGTCTCGTAAAGACCACATGTCTGGGCACGGGCACGGACACGGACACGGCGGTGGCTGTTGTGAAGTCGACCACGAGCCCGCTGAACGGGGCCTGGAATACGGGCTGTACAGACGCATTGACACGGAGAAGCTGCAGTGTCTGAATGAAAGCCGAGACGGTGACGGCAAACTCGTATTCAAGCCGTGGGATCAACGCACGGACCGGGAAAAGGTATCTGAAAGGTTTAGTTAAGAtttgtacagctgtagctgTGGAGTCACGGGGAATAGGACGCTGTTTTCCATGTTCCGTTCATGAAAAGCTTGGTAATTATCTGTATATCGAGTAGTATTAAAGCATAATACTGAACTTCGCAATGCTGCACCTCTCTAATGCTGAAGCTGAAGAAGTCTGGTGATGATAAACCCTCTGTCGCTGCTGCCATGATGTACTTAACCTTGCAGACATCAACTGAGGAGAATCCTCGGGGTTTAATGGCAGTGGAATACAATGTAATTCATTGTAATGCggatttacatatacagtcacGGTTTGATGTCAAAGAAACACTGCTGTGCTCTGATGCAGTAAAGCTGAGTAGCAGCCAAATCATGTTccatatgtccaaaagtatccagagtgtgttcagctactttaaggtgtaCCCACTGCAGACACAGGCGAGCAATAAGGCACACATATTGTATAATCTTTTcaaaaagcattgccaatagaaCAGGACGCCCTGGAGCAGCCACAAATGAGCGTATTGGTGCCAAGCATCTGCAGAGTCCTATCAatatctttgtagtgtgttcacaGTTTgagatccagaactaatcaacCAACGTCAGTATTTGACCTCACTAAAGCTATTGTGGCTGTTAAATCCTTGCAGTAATGCTTCAACATATGGTATAAAGCCTCCCCAGAAGTgtgcaggctgtttttgcagacTGCATTTAATACCCTTTAATACTGAAGAAACagtggatgagcaggtgtctacaaacgtTTGGACATGTATGGTCAGTttcccagacagggattaagcctacaTGACAATGGAACATCTTCACTGCAAGGACAAGGCCTTAACCTTGAGCAGGGAACCGACCCATTGTATGCTTGATGCAGTAGCTGAACAGATAAATTCAGCTTCACCTTTCTTGCTGTAATCCACTTTATTGctctttttttccagtatgtggAGAGTGATGCTGATGAGGAGCTTCTGTTCAATATCCCGTGAGAAAGCAATCCTCCTGTATCTCACATACATGCTGCACTCATATGGTTCACGTGCACTACACAGAGAGCAGCATTTCTGTTTTCCTTATTCTTCATGTAATGTTTCTTGCTTGCTTTCAGGTTCACTGGAAGCGTGAAGCTGAAAGGAATTATAATTTCCGGTGAGGATGATGAGTCCCACCCAGCTGAAATGAGACTGTAAGCGTACATTGAGTGTGGTGTTCTACCTGATAGTGATTTTCATTTTGCATTAGGGTGCATTCTGATATTTCTGTCAATGTGCAGGTACAAGAACATACCACAGATGTCATTTGATGATACAAGCAGAGAGCCAGAACAAGCATTCCGTCTCAACAGGGATGCGCTGGCGGAACTTGAATATCCAACTAAGTAAGTGCACTGAATCTGAGTGTTTTTGTATATGTAATACATTGTCTTGAGTGATAACCAATGCTGGAgtcttttgctgtttttgtttgttcagGATTGCCCGCTTTTCCAACGTACACCACTTGTCTATTCATATTCCTCGGAACTTCGGGGCAGATTCCACTCGTGTCTATTACATTGGGCTTCGTGGACAGTACGCTGAGGTAATTCATTTTGTGCtggttttttgttgttttatgccAGAATATaccaaaatgaaatgtttcaaaTATGGGGAAGGTCTGtttataatttttcattttggctcaactattacaacaaaacaaaaaaaaaacacaacgtTTTATATTGAATGGAAAGTGGTGTTCCACAAAAGGGGCATCATAACATCCACTAAACATTACCAAATGCAGTATCCTCTGCAGTATGTGCAGTAAAGGGAGTTTACTTGTGGTGTCTCATCTACTTCATGAAATACTCAGAGGATTTGTTAGGGtaaattctttttttccttttttaactaATCATACTTTCCAGCTGCACAACTTTATGATATTGTGTCATTGGACATTTTATAGATATGTTGGTAGCTTTTTCTCTGAGTTGAGAGTAGTTTTGGAAAACCAAACTGAGCAGCTGCAGTATACTTTCCTATATGTCTCTGTGAAAGCACACAGAACAAACCAGTGTGGTGTGTCAACAGGAACAGGAGTGAGTATAAAATGATAGAAGCAGTGACATTAGGATTAAAGCTTTGTTGATAAATTTAGAGTCAATAATTGTTCATCTTTAAATCCATTTtatctttttgtctgtctgctGTTTCTCATAGGCTCACAGACATGAGGTGACGATCTGTAACTATGAGGCAGCAGCAAATCCAGCAGATCATAAAGTGGAAACAATGACTCCACAGACACACTTCATATCGTGACGAATAATGAGCTCGAGCTGTCTGAATGAGATGAATGATTTTTGGTAACGCTGAAGTGCATTAGCCAGGACAGGAAAATATCTTGTCATATttcaaaaggattttttttggcAATGGCGATTGATTCAACTGaaacgtttttttttgtgtgccaATAAATATCCAGAGACAAGTGCATGTTTACACCCTCGTTGAAATGCTTTTCAATATAAGCTCAAAAACCAGCTGATGAAATTGCTGATGAACTGAATTGATGAAATGAATTGTTGATTGAAAGGGTTAAAGAAATTCAACAATGATGTCTACCGCAAGTACCTTGTAATTTTAGAGTGTTTAAATAACAAATGCTGGCAAGGTAAGACTACCATTAATTTACCTTTGAATACTTTTTTTGCCAACTAGTTAAGAACTACAAAAGAAGCTTTGTTTAAGATAAATACCTACATTTTCTGAATAATATTTTCAAAAGTTGAATCAACATCATTTCTAGAATAAGCTTTACTCCGTGAATTCCTGCCTTTCAGTGCTGCAAATGTTTAAGTGATGAGACCACTGTGTTTCCAGTCTGCACTAATGAGAAATTTCATGTTTATATAAAGTGCTTATGTCATCAAAGAtcgaattttcctcacttttttggaGTGAAAGTCtgatgtagcatgtaaacatgtttaaagtgTTGAAACGTATCCACACAACTAAAATAATCTGCAAAAACGGCCCGTGTTGAATTAATTGTCTTTTTGTGCTGTCACAAAAAAATACCGTATTTACAAAAATCCATATATTTAGTctacagcattttagccccgcccattcacgaTGAAGTTGAActagagccggtttatgaggagcctggccacgcCCTATTCCTCCCGCTGTATCAAAAACAGAACGGCTCATCAGCAGAGGGcgcctcaatgaatgggagtgaatggagctcaacggctaaaaacgaaaagttaaagTAGCTTCTAATCACTCGCAGAGAACGTTTCTTTCATTTCAGAGAGTAGGAtgctgtatttcactaaaaaaaacaaaactcatctatatatttccttttttcgaCAGCAcgcgggttttgggcagcaggaggcgggatgattgattggcgagcggagcagctcattggctgttcgcgctcccTGACGTCATGGACATACATGGGGGGGGGCAGTTTTAAACTCCTacagctcgagtttaaaagctcttaaagtAAAACAGCGGTGttaacatttatggcatttggctgtcgctcttatccagagcgacttacaatttgatcattttacacagggaggccaaggcggagttaggagtcttgcccaaagggctgttattggtatagtgtagggtgtttacccaggtggggattgaaccccagtctacagtgtagaaggcagaggtgttaaccactacactaaccaaccgcacgataatatgttttatgatattcactgttcaggaaatgattgcagttgtttccattaaaaatgtttacgcGTTtgtaaactatgattttgctcaactGCTCCTACCAAcctattcattttggactcgctcgggagcgccctctagtgtttgaggaaaccggaagacattacagagcgGGAATTCTCCGCTCTACAAGTCCTCTGGTTGTATGTGGCACAATGCGGAAAGCACTCGGGATCAGCAACCAGTCAAATCAGAGATCGTGTAGCTACACAGCTAAATTTTAAAGGCAAACTAAcgaaagcagcctgtttaacgCGCAGGGATGCGAAGAGGATGCGCTGTCACGTTCATTTGAATTGCGAGTGTAAAGCAACACTACACTGTCTGGAATTGACTGCGAGGGAACGAGATGTGCAGGGTGTGCTGCTGTAACTGTGTTGACTTTAAGCTAGTTTAGTCTGTAGGCTGTTTTAAAACGCGCACGCGCACATGTGTACGCGCATCACACACATCACTCTGTTTAATGTTCTCCGGGGAGGGTGCGCTGACGATTGCGTCACGCGGTCCGTTGCCCGCCCCTCTCCGGCAGAAAGCAGCGGAAGTTCCGTTGTGACCTGCGAGAGCGAGCGGTGAGTGTATGAATTTACAGCGGTGGGCCGTGGTTTCTAATAACTCCTTTAATCGTCAGAAACGAAAATTGTTGGCCTCTGCGGCGCCGTCTTGGTGATGAGGTCGAAAGGGGCCCTCTTGTTCACAGTAGGCCCCGAGTTAGCTGCTGCAGTAGAGGAGAGGGCAGCGGGGTTTGGCCAGACAATACCGACAGCTGAAGCTCCGCGCAGGCTGCGCGGCTCCCAGTGTGGGGATATGGAGAGAGCAGGCGGAGCGGGATTAAGCGCGCTGTCTGAGGGGATGAACGAGCGCATTCAAAGCTGAAACAATCCCTCGGGTTTGCCTGTGTAGCATCCTGAATTCCACTAGCCGGCTAAACGGAGCTAAGCCGCTctgctctcttcctccctccccctctatTGTTTTTCCTTGTCCGCCCCCTCTTCCTCTCAGTTTGAATACCAAATGAAAAGTAGGCTTGGAGCACACGAGAGACGTTGTCTGCTCTACTTTAACACCGGTTCCCTGAAGAAGCTCTGGTGAGAGACGGGAGTAGGCTGGTGTAGTTAGCTAGTGCTGGCTGAGGAGTTGCCGTGCTGTAGTGGTAGCGCATGCTCTCAGCACACCTCCTGACACCAGCATACACGCTCTTCTGTGAAATATCCAGGCAGCCATTAACTCGCGGCCGCTCGCCGCTGTTTTTCCTCTTGTAATGTTTCGCTTGTTGGACAGTTCTGTggtctttttttcactttcattgcCGAAAGCAACCCGTCCGTCCGCCCACAGGCTCTGCAGGACAGGTGTTTCGATGAGAGCGCTGCACGATGGCCGTTTTAGACCGGAGCACTGTGCTGGTGCCCATCATCTCTGCTTTTAGTGTAGCGAGGAATATGATCCGGTTCTGAAGCGCAGGGCAGACAAACCTGTGTCCTGCTTAGTGTAATGGAAGTCAGGTGGAAGCTCGTGTTGTCAGCTGAAGCCGCTCACAGACGTGTTTGCGCTCCTGCCTTCAGACATTGTAGTTCAAAGCCGTTGGTGTGGTATGTGTTTGACCTCGTTCGTGGCTGGAAAGACTAACGCTGTC
Encoded here:
- the eloa gene encoding elongin-A isoform X2, whose product is MAEELLEAVEKLQSRLSENQEPRKLLKTSRGSGKLPMTVDILVETGVGKTVNSLRKHNIAGEAAKNLVAKWKKLVPQSGDRPSNPREGRSYSRTDDTRGYKRAREPSPPPVEEDEEEEEEEEDENEYQQAYSESPEHHYSPHDSRAQEYQSEEYESPAEEPLPSPPRKEIRHSKLHREPAREHGSHSSRDQERRKQPAHTASASETRIRNDEREHKGVATHTSSKHSRHSTPHESKRERKGVSEGRPRERRDKPEPARDDEDEPFEAPTMSFESFLTYDEPSPSKKKKKTSQKSQPVAPAPAPSVSKSSKSNGTRSKQPEPAIPSVSTHTMPEKRRKVVDVVPTLPDIPLPAIQPNYRPLPSIDVTPLSPQRRKVPVSCEEEDAGFTGRRFNSKMVVYSGAKTSYLPKMMTLYEQCIRVLQNNIDSIDEVGGVPFEILEPVLERCTPEQLFRIEQCNQYFMEETDELWMRHCQRDFKRESPQEYESWRELYLRLHDEREERLRMLTQNISSAHANKPKGRQVKMAYVNSAAKPPRDVRRRQEKFGTKSGSTSTSVIAAGPTPLKIRAAMPHSSHSQSSEGGQSSYSSPPESSRSSAPSSSVGHSARDKPQVKKIAPMMAKTIKAFKNRFSRR
- the pithd1 gene encoding PITH domain-containing protein 1, with protein sequence MSGHGHGHGHGGGCCEVDHEPAERGLEYGLYRRIDTEKLQCLNESRDGDGKLVFKPWDQRTDREKYVESDADEELLFNIPFTGSVKLKGIIISGEDDESHPAEMRLYKNIPQMSFDDTSREPEQAFRLNRDALAELEYPTKIARFSNVHHLSIHIPRNFGADSTRVYYIGLRGQYAEAHRHEVTICNYEAAANPADHKVETMTPQTHFIS
- the eloa gene encoding elongin-A isoform X1 → MAEELLEAVEKLQSRLSENQEPRKLLKTSRGSGKLPMTVDILVETGVGKTVNSLRKHNIAGEAAKNLVAKWKKLVPQSGDSRPSNPREGRSYSRTDDTRGYKRAREPSPPPVEEDEEEEEEEEDENEYQQAYSESPEHHYSPHDSRAQEYQSEEYESPAEEPLPSPPRKEIRHSKLHREPAREHGSHSSRDQERRKQPAHTASASETRIRNDEREHKGVATHTSSKHSRHSTPHESKRERKGVSEGRPRERRDKPEPARDDEDEPFEAPTMSFESFLTYDEPSPSKKKKKTSQKSQPVAPAPAPSVSKSSKSNGTRSKQPEPAIPSVSTHTMPEKRRKVVDVVPTLPDIPLPAIQPNYRPLPSIDVTPLSPQRRKVPVSCEEEDAGFTGRRFNSKMVVYSGAKTSYLPKMMTLYEQCIRVLQNNIDSIDEVGGVPFEILEPVLERCTPEQLFRIEQCNQYFMEETDELWMRHCQRDFKRESPQEYESWRELYLRLHDEREERLRMLTQNISSAHANKPKGRQVKMAYVNSAAKPPRDVRRRQEKFGTKSGSTSTSVIAAGPTPLKIRAAMPHSSHSQSSEGGQSSYSSPPESSRSSAPSSSVGHSARDKPQVKKIAPMMAKTIKAFKNRFSRR